Proteins found in one Thermaerobacter subterraneus DSM 13965 genomic segment:
- a CDS encoding cytochrome ubiquinol oxidase subunit I, whose product MDSLLAARLQMAISLGFHMVFAALAVGMPLLMLLAEGLYLRRRDPRYLELARTWSKVTAITFAIGAVSGTALSFELGLLWPRFMEVAGPATGPAFTLEGFAFFTEAIFLGLYLYGWERLSPVAHWLTGIPVAISSAASSVLVTAADAWMQNPVGAETLVANPEAFDPIAALFRNPAWPVMAVHSTLATYAATAFAVAAVYAWAALRGHRDEMRRSALRMAVAMATISALLMPVTGHTSAQFVAGNQPVKLAAMEAQFKTERAAPLRLGGLPDPEAQTVRYAIEVPGMLSWLAFGDTSAEVPGLDRVPRDQWPNVPVTHIAFQIMVIAGILMVLVVAWYWSASWRRRGRVLYDRRLLWGLVAAGPLGFIALEAGWVVTEVGRQPWIIRGVMRTSEAVTPAPGVVGTLVAFTLLYVLLSVTLIWLLRRIGHGAGTARGATAAAPGNGTPVRSTPAGAGPAGGSS is encoded by the coding sequence GTGGACTCGCTGCTCGCAGCCCGGCTGCAGATGGCCATCTCGCTGGGTTTTCACATGGTCTTCGCCGCGCTGGCGGTGGGCATGCCCTTGCTCATGTTGCTAGCCGAGGGGCTGTACCTGCGCCGGCGAGACCCGCGCTATCTGGAACTGGCCCGCACCTGGTCCAAGGTGACCGCCATTACCTTCGCCATCGGCGCGGTCAGCGGCACGGCCTTGTCGTTCGAGCTCGGGCTGCTGTGGCCGCGGTTCATGGAGGTGGCGGGGCCGGCCACGGGGCCCGCTTTCACCCTTGAGGGATTCGCGTTCTTCACAGAGGCGATCTTCCTGGGGCTGTACCTCTACGGGTGGGAGCGTCTCTCACCCGTGGCCCACTGGCTGACGGGCATCCCCGTGGCCATCAGCAGCGCCGCTTCCAGCGTGCTGGTTACGGCGGCCGACGCTTGGATGCAGAATCCCGTCGGGGCGGAGACGCTTGTGGCCAACCCCGAGGCCTTCGACCCCATCGCCGCGCTGTTCCGAAATCCCGCCTGGCCGGTCATGGCCGTGCACTCCACGCTCGCCACGTATGCGGCCACCGCCTTCGCTGTGGCCGCCGTCTACGCCTGGGCGGCGCTGCGCGGCCACCGGGACGAGATGCGGCGCAGCGCCCTGCGCATGGCCGTGGCCATGGCCACCATCAGCGCGCTGCTGATGCCGGTGACGGGCCACACCAGCGCCCAGTTCGTGGCCGGCAACCAGCCGGTCAAGCTGGCGGCAATGGAGGCCCAGTTCAAGACCGAGCGTGCCGCCCCCCTGCGCCTGGGCGGCCTCCCCGATCCCGAGGCACAAACCGTCCGCTATGCCATCGAGGTCCCGGGAATGTTAAGCTGGCTGGCCTTTGGCGACACATCGGCCGAGGTCCCGGGACTGGACCGGGTGCCCCGGGATCAATGGCCCAACGTGCCGGTGACTCACATCGCCTTTCAAATCATGGTCATCGCCGGCATCCTGATGGTGCTGGTCGTCGCCTGGTACTGGTCTGCCTCCTGGCGCCGGCGCGGCCGTGTGCTGTATGACCGCCGCCTGCTGTGGGGTCTTGTGGCCGCCGGTCCCCTCGGCTTTATCGCCCTCGAGGCCGGGTGGGTCGTCACCGAGGTCGGTCGGCAGCCGTGGATCATCCGAGGCGTCATGCGGACCAGCGAGGCGGTGACACCTGCGCCCGGCGTGGTAGGCACGCTAGTCGCCTTCACCCTTCTGTACGTGCTCCTCAGCGTGACGCTGATCTGGCTCTTGCGCCGCATCGGCCACGGTGCGGGGACGGCCCGGGGCGCGACCGCCGCAGCGCCGGGCAATGGCACGCCGGTGAGGAGCACTCCCGCAGGGGCCGGTCCCGCGGGCGGCTCCTCCTGA
- a CDS encoding anthranilate synthase component I family protein — MASAPATLVLELALDQETPVTLFRRLAGDGPGFILESLGGGERSGRYSYVGVRPVRELVCTGSGSVIYHRDEPGGTVLDVTPGPADPFAALRRFVPRRPVAPGFRFAGGAVGYLGYDAVRFLERLPGRPPADPLLPVARFMECALLAVLDHRTHRLYLMAPVLDLPGRSEEEARRAARRRLEEALAALEAPLPPRPLLRLDGGAGAQAMVPAGLHSNMAAGDFLAAVRRAQAYIRAGDVFQVVLSRRFEFAWPPAAGAGDGPAAVGPAGAGSAPAPGVPAGDGPAGAGSAPVTGAQARDGRAGGGTPAPGLAGAASAVPEDLDLYRALRVISPSPYMFFLRFDGETTLLGASPELLVRVEGRRALTRPLAGTRPRGRGEEDDRALERELLADPKERAEHTMLVDLGRNDLGRVCRPGTVRVERFMAVERYSHVMHLASDVAGELAEGRDAVDALAACFPAGTLTGAPKVRAMEIIDELEPVARGPYGGAVGYLGYDGDLDMCIAIRTLVLHAGRGFLQVGAGVVAGSQPEGEWAETEAKARSGLRALALAAALGKAPSRLPDEPGSAPAAARVAGGRRGLAAGGPAAGWAPAGGSGPIAEPAAPGPVAGGAAAGPAAAAVVAAEGEGGGPA, encoded by the coding sequence ATGGCCAGTGCACCCGCGACCCTGGTTCTGGAGCTGGCTCTGGATCAGGAGACGCCCGTGACCCTGTTCCGGCGGCTGGCCGGCGACGGGCCCGGATTCATCCTGGAAAGCCTGGGCGGCGGCGAGCGGTCGGGGCGCTATTCGTACGTAGGTGTCCGGCCGGTCCGGGAACTGGTCTGCACCGGCTCGGGGTCGGTGATCTATCACCGGGACGAACCCGGCGGTACCGTCCTCGACGTCACGCCCGGTCCGGCCGACCCCTTCGCCGCCCTGCGCCGGTTCGTCCCCCGGCGCCCGGTTGCCCCCGGCTTCCGCTTCGCGGGCGGCGCCGTGGGATACCTGGGCTACGATGCCGTCCGCTTCCTCGAGCGGCTGCCGGGGCGGCCGCCCGCCGATCCCCTGCTCCCCGTGGCCCGGTTCATGGAGTGCGCCCTGCTGGCGGTGCTGGATCACCGCACCCACCGGCTCTACCTCATGGCGCCCGTGCTGGACCTTCCCGGGCGGTCCGAGGAAGAAGCGCGCCGGGCCGCCCGGCGCAGGCTGGAGGAAGCGCTGGCCGCCCTGGAGGCGCCCCTGCCGCCCCGGCCCCTTCTTCGCCTGGACGGCGGCGCCGGGGCGCAGGCCATGGTCCCGGCCGGCCTGCACAGCAACATGGCGGCGGGGGACTTCCTCGCGGCGGTGCGCCGGGCCCAGGCGTACATCCGGGCCGGGGACGTGTTCCAGGTGGTGCTCTCCCGCCGGTTCGAGTTCGCCTGGCCTCCCGCAGCGGGCGCCGGAGACGGGCCGGCGGCGGTCGGGCCCGCCGGCGCCGGGAGCGCGCCGGCGCCGGGCGTGCCGGCCGGGGACGGGCCTGCCGGCGCTGGGAGTGCGCCGGTGACGGGCGCGCAGGCCCGGGACGGGCGGGCCGGTGGGGGCACGCCGGCGCCGGGCCTTGCCGGTGCCGCCAGTGCGGTCCCAGAGGATCTCGACCTCTACCGGGCCCTGCGGGTGATCTCGCCCTCCCCTTACATGTTCTTCCTCCGCTTTGACGGGGAGACCACGCTGCTCGGCGCCTCGCCCGAGCTTCTGGTGCGGGTGGAGGGCCGGCGGGCCCTGACCCGGCCGCTGGCGGGTACCCGGCCCCGGGGCCGGGGCGAGGAGGACGACCGGGCCCTGGAACGCGAGCTCCTGGCGGATCCCAAGGAGCGGGCCGAGCACACCATGCTGGTCGATCTGGGCCGCAACGACCTGGGCCGGGTGTGCCGCCCGGGCACCGTGCGGGTCGAGCGGTTCATGGCGGTGGAGCGCTACTCCCACGTGATGCACCTGGCCTCCGACGTGGCCGGCGAGCTGGCGGAAGGCCGCGACGCCGTGGACGCCCTGGCCGCCTGCTTCCCCGCCGGTACCCTGACGGGGGCGCCCAAGGTGCGGGCCATGGAGATCATCGACGAGCTGGAACCCGTCGCCCGCGGTCCCTACGGCGGGGCGGTGGGGTATCTGGGCTACGACGGCGACCTGGACATGTGCATCGCCATCCGGACCCTGGTGCTCCATGCCGGCCGGGGCTTCCTGCAGGTCGGGGCCGGCGTGGTGGCCGGTTCGCAACCGGAGGGCGAGTGGGCCGAGACGGAGGCCAAGGCCCGCTCGGGGCTGCGGGCCCTGGCCCTGGCGGCCGCCCTGGGCAAGGCCCCGTCCCGTCTACCGGACGAACCCGGCTCGGCGCCGGCCGCCGCCCGCGTTGCCGGCGGCCGCCGGGGGCTCGCCGCCGGGGGCCCGGCCGCCGGTTGGGCCCCGGCCGGTGGCTCCGGCCCCATCGCCGAGCCCGCTGCCCCCGGGCCCGTCGCCGGGGGGGCGGCCGCCGGCCCCGCGGCCGCGGCGGTGGTGGCTGCCGAAGGGGAAGGAGGGGGTCCTGCGTGA
- the ltrA gene encoding group II intron reverse transcriptase/maturase: MEQVVVRENMWAALRRVEQNRGAPGVDGMTVEQLRGFLRERWPQVRAQLLAGTYKPQPVRRVEIPKPGGGTRLLGIPTVLDRLIQQALLQVLTPIFDPDFSEHSYGFRPGRSAHQAVEAARRHVEEGYTWVVDLDIEKFFDRVHHDVLMARVMRKVADKRVRMLIRRYLQAGVMVGGVKVRTEEGTPQGGPLSPLLANILLDELDKELERRGHRFVRYADDCNIYVRSERAGHRVMAGVRRFLEKRLRLKINEQKSAVDRPWRRKFLGFSMYRGREGIRLRVAPQTVQRLKDRIRGLTSRTWPVSMPERIRRINVYLRGWLAYFRIADMADLLRNVEGWLRRRLQACLWKQWKRPRTRLRELRALGHPEWRARQWAMARRGYWAMAGGPLNSALGKPYWLAQGLLSLTQCYHELRRA, translated from the coding sequence ATGGAGCAGGTGGTGGTCCGGGAGAACATGTGGGCCGCCCTGCGACGGGTGGAGCAGAACCGGGGCGCACCGGGCGTCGACGGGATGACCGTCGAGCAGTTGCGCGGCTTTCTGCGGGAGCGGTGGCCGCAGGTGCGTGCCCAACTGCTGGCCGGAACCTACAAGCCGCAGCCGGTCCGTCGGGTGGAGATTCCCAAGCCCGGGGGCGGCACGCGCTTGTTGGGCATCCCGACCGTCCTGGACCGCCTGATCCAGCAGGCTTTGCTGCAAGTGCTGACGCCGATCTTCGACCCCGATTTTTCGGAGCACAGCTACGGCTTTCGGCCGGGGCGCTCCGCCCATCAGGCGGTCGAAGCCGCGCGCCGGCACGTCGAGGAAGGCTACACCTGGGTGGTGGACCTGGATATCGAGAAGTTCTTCGACCGGGTCCACCACGACGTCCTCATGGCCCGGGTGATGCGGAAGGTTGCGGACAAGCGCGTCCGGATGCTCATCCGCCGCTACCTGCAGGCCGGTGTGATGGTCGGCGGGGTGAAGGTGCGGACGGAGGAGGGCACGCCCCAAGGCGGCCCCCTGAGCCCGCTTTTGGCCAACATCCTGCTGGACGAGCTGGACAAGGAGCTGGAGCGGCGGGGACACCGCTTCGTTCGCTACGCGGACGACTGCAACATCTACGTTCGCTCGGAACGGGCGGGGCACCGGGTCATGGCGGGAGTGCGACGCTTCCTCGAAAAGCGGCTGAGGCTCAAGATCAACGAGCAAAAGAGCGCGGTGGACCGGCCCTGGCGACGCAAGTTCCTCGGCTTCAGCATGTACCGCGGCCGGGAAGGCATCCGCCTGCGCGTGGCCCCGCAAACGGTGCAGCGGCTCAAAGACCGCATCCGCGGCCTGACGAGCCGGACCTGGCCGGTTTCCATGCCCGAGCGCATCCGCCGGATCAATGTCTATTTGCGCGGTTGGCTCGCCTACTTCCGCATTGCGGACATGGCGGACCTGCTCCGCAACGTGGAAGGTTGGCTCCGGCGACGCCTGCAGGCGTGCCTTTGGAAGCAGTGGAAACGGCCGCGCACCCGGTTGCGGGAACTGCGGGCCCTGGGCCACCCCGAGTGGCGAGCCCGGCAGTGGGCCATGGCGCGACGCGGGTACTGGGCCATGGCCGGTGGCCCGCTCAACAGCGCCCTGGGCAAGCCGTACTGGCTTGCCCAGGGGCTGCTGAGCCTCACTCAATGCTACCACGAACTTCGCCGTGCTTGA
- a CDS encoding PCYCGC motif-containing (lipo)protein, with the protein MASLVRGYVRGPFSRYHCCLALALVLAAALLAACSDATTPSTSGLIARPAENQWPEAFWQASPDVQEAYRFAVTNPRVLEYMPCYCGCGNQGHTSNKDCYIDEVRPDGSVVLDPMGFGUGVCVGIARDAMKLHGKGKSLREIRSYIDEKYGQFGPGTRTPLPPL; encoded by the coding sequence ATGGCTAGCCTTGTAAGAGGCTACGTGAGAGGACCGTTCTCGCGGTACCATTGCTGCCTTGCACTCGCCCTCGTGCTCGCGGCAGCACTGCTTGCAGCGTGTTCGGACGCGACGACGCCCTCCACCAGCGGCCTTATCGCGCGACCGGCTGAGAATCAGTGGCCCGAGGCCTTCTGGCAGGCCTCGCCGGACGTGCAGGAAGCGTACCGCTTCGCGGTGACAAACCCGCGCGTACTTGAGTACATGCCCTGTTATTGTGGTTGCGGAAACCAGGGCCACACCTCCAACAAGGACTGCTACATCGACGAGGTTCGCCCCGACGGCTCGGTGGTGCTCGACCCGATGGGCTTTGGCTGAGGGGTTTGCGTCGGCATCGCGCGTGACGCGATGAAGCTGCACGGTAAGGGGAAATCCCTTCGCGAGATTCGCTCCTATATCGATGAGAAATATGGCCAGTTCGGACCGGGGACCCGCACCCCCCTCCCGCCCCTGTAG
- a CDS encoding S1C family serine protease: protein MDRHDGSPLDRPLNPLVRSGLDPESPQSAVPDRPGPDGGDEPSDRIGPTWAHEQAGGWSDDRYGAGGAYGEDRGRYEPHAAGAVGRPRPQERHGWWSRLVTALVGGLVGGGLVFYAVTAGPLAAAPGRAPDAGLGGSGTGNGAPAPVTEPAPSGSPGAPVVDFSQVYAQVAPSVVRVVRTARGVSPWLGIFQEESSGSGVVIDDQGHVVTNYHVVENASRLWIVLDDGTQVEARLVAQDPSHDLALLQADLPAGQVRPARLGDSDALRVGEPVMAVGYPFGLPKTATTGVISGLHRNNLQAPNGRVIREVIQTDAPINPGNSGGALVNARGEVVGINTAILSNVESRPGSIGIGFAVPINILKRELDLFLAGGTVQHPWLGIGGVAVDPASYRERGLAVDHGIQVAEVVPGGPADRAGLRAAEPRRLGGTVIPYGGDVILAVDGQAVRDVPDLVAYLDRKRVGDRVTLRINRDGQELQVLVVLGAFPDELGGD from the coding sequence ATGGATCGCCACGACGGCAGCCCGCTTGACCGTCCCCTCAACCCCCTGGTCCGGTCCGGCCTGGACCCGGAGTCACCCCAGTCGGCGGTGCCGGACCGGCCCGGACCCGATGGCGGCGACGAGCCCTCGGACCGCATCGGCCCCACCTGGGCCCATGAACAGGCGGGTGGGTGGAGCGACGACCGGTACGGCGCAGGCGGTGCATACGGCGAGGACCGGGGCAGGTACGAACCGCACGCGGCCGGTGCCGTTGGCCGGCCGCGTCCTCAGGAGCGGCACGGCTGGTGGTCCCGGCTGGTGACCGCCCTGGTGGGTGGGCTGGTGGGAGGCGGCCTTGTCTTCTACGCCGTGACGGCCGGCCCCCTGGCGGCCGCGCCGGGCCGGGCGCCCGACGCCGGCCTTGGCGGCTCGGGGACGGGCAACGGCGCGCCCGCCCCGGTGACGGAGCCTGCACCGTCCGGCAGCCCTGGCGCGCCCGTGGTCGATTTTTCGCAGGTCTACGCCCAGGTGGCGCCGTCGGTGGTGCGGGTGGTGCGCACCGCCCGAGGGGTGAGCCCCTGGCTCGGCATCTTCCAGGAGGAGAGCTCGGGCTCAGGGGTGGTGATCGATGACCAGGGCCACGTGGTGACCAACTACCACGTGGTCGAGAACGCCTCCCGGCTTTGGATCGTGCTGGACGACGGCACCCAGGTGGAGGCGCGCCTGGTGGCCCAGGACCCCAGCCACGACCTGGCGCTTTTGCAGGCCGACCTGCCCGCCGGCCAGGTGCGCCCGGCCCGGCTGGGCGACTCCGATGCCCTGCGGGTGGGCGAGCCCGTCATGGCGGTGGGCTACCCGTTCGGGCTGCCCAAGACGGCGACCACCGGGGTGATCAGCGGCCTGCACCGCAACAACCTGCAGGCCCCCAACGGCCGGGTCATCCGCGAGGTGATCCAGACCGACGCGCCCATCAACCCCGGCAACTCGGGCGGAGCGCTGGTCAACGCCCGCGGCGAGGTGGTGGGGATCAACACCGCCATCCTCTCCAACGTGGAGTCGCGGCCCGGGTCCATCGGCATCGGCTTCGCCGTGCCGATCAACATCCTCAAGCGGGAGCTGGATCTCTTCCTGGCCGGTGGCACCGTCCAGCACCCGTGGCTGGGCATCGGCGGCGTGGCGGTGGATCCGGCCTCCTACCGGGAGCGCGGCCTGGCCGTCGACCACGGCATCCAGGTAGCGGAGGTGGTGCCGGGCGGCCCGGCGGACCGGGCGGGCCTGCGGGCCGCCGAGCCCCGGCGCCTGGGCGGCACGGTGATCCCCTATGGCGGCGACGTGATCCTGGCCGTGGACGGGCAGGCCGTGCGGGACGTACCCGATCTGGTGGCCTACCTGGACCGGAAGCGGGTGGGGGACCGGGTGACCCTCCGCATCAACCGGGACGGGCAGGAGCTGCAGGTCCTGGTGGTGCTGGGGGCTTTCCCCGACGAGCTGGGCGGCGACTGA
- a CDS encoding copper chaperone PCu(A)C — protein sequence MATHFARRATRRGIRAAVLVLLLLMLAAGCGQSAEQNPGSGTGQAGEPAVTVTGAWVRAASKGDMSAAFFVVENKGSKAVRLTGVRTDVAATAEIHQTTQEGSTARMQRVEGIEVPAGGRVELAPGGYHVMMMDLQRDLKAGDQIQLTLQFDGGHEVTVTAEVREP from the coding sequence ATGGCTACCCACTTCGCCCGCCGTGCCACCCGGCGCGGCATCCGGGCCGCGGTCCTGGTATTGCTCCTCTTGATGCTCGCCGCCGGCTGCGGGCAGAGCGCCGAACAGAACCCCGGGAGCGGCACCGGGCAGGCCGGGGAACCGGCCGTCACGGTGACGGGGGCGTGGGTGCGGGCCGCCAGCAAGGGAGACATGTCCGCCGCCTTTTTCGTGGTCGAGAACAAGGGGAGCAAGGCCGTGCGCCTGACCGGCGTGCGCACCGACGTCGCGGCGACAGCGGAGATCCACCAGACCACGCAAGAAGGGTCCACGGCTCGGATGCAGCGGGTGGAGGGGATCGAGGTGCCGGCGGGAGGCCGGGTGGAGCTGGCCCCAGGCGGCTACCACGTCATGATGATGGATCTCCAGCGCGACCTGAAGGCGGGCGATCAGATCCAGCTCACCCTGCAATTCGACGGCGGGCACGAGGTGACCGTCACAGCCGAGGTGCGCGAGCCTTGA
- a CDS encoding SCO family protein produces MRKLWWVGLAVLVLLAAGSWWFGTRAGSDQPGGPGAGPAGTPAPSSGQGTAGTNNGFKGMVLQNPREAPDFELKAADGSTFKLSDQRGKVVLLFFGYTNCPDVCPATMAVWKELGKRVKDRADDVRMVFITVDPERDTPKRLREYLPKYGEHIVGLTGTQEQLKPVWDAYSVKPERVEMPDSALKYAMAHPAQVYLIDPEGKIRLLYPLGYKAEDIEHDIRLLLEQRQNRG; encoded by the coding sequence GTGAGAAAGCTGTGGTGGGTCGGCCTGGCCGTCCTGGTGCTCCTGGCGGCCGGCTCCTGGTGGTTCGGCACGCGAGCCGGTTCGGACCAGCCGGGTGGTCCGGGCGCCGGGCCTGCAGGTACGCCCGCTCCTAGCTCGGGGCAGGGAACCGCCGGCACGAACAACGGCTTCAAAGGCATGGTCTTGCAAAACCCCAGGGAGGCGCCCGACTTCGAGCTGAAGGCCGCCGACGGGTCCACCTTCAAGCTGTCCGACCAGCGCGGCAAGGTGGTGCTACTCTTCTTCGGGTACACCAACTGCCCTGACGTCTGCCCGGCCACCATGGCCGTCTGGAAAGAGCTGGGCAAGCGGGTGAAGGATCGCGCGGACGACGTGCGCATGGTCTTCATCACGGTCGACCCCGAGCGGGACACGCCAAAGCGGCTGCGGGAGTACCTGCCGAAGTACGGCGAGCACATCGTTGGCCTGACGGGTACCCAGGAGCAGTTGAAGCCGGTCTGGGACGCCTACTCGGTCAAGCCGGAGCGGGTCGAGATGCCAGACAGCGCCCTGAAATACGCGATGGCGCACCCGGCCCAGGTGTACCTGATCGACCCCGAGGGTAAGATCCGCTTGCTCTACCCGCTCGGCTACAAAGCCGAGGACATCGAACACGACATCCGGTTGCTGCTGGAGCAGCGACAGAACCGGGGTTGA
- a CDS encoding MFS transporter, which yields MAGLGSGLYAPSTRGAIGSLTPSPLRTYAVSLRAVAANLGMATAPLAFLVLAAVDVDLVFLVSAGLFAALATHRALPELPAQASVSLLTILKEVARDRQWLAFGALIALAWSLYGHLDSNVMVWANERAGLGGMTAVAAGYAVLVAVLQMPVTRYVATRLRHWDVLTAGTALTAAGLLAVGMARSPVGAAVAVTLFALGATLLVPGADLVTSDVAPPKRVNTYFGAAGLFSTLARPTARPWALPC from the coding sequence GTGGCAGGCTTGGGCAGCGGGCTCTATGCACCCTCCACCCGCGGAGCCATCGGTTCCCTGACCCCTTCCCCGCTGCGCACCTATGCCGTTTCCCTGCGCGCGGTGGCCGCCAATCTGGGCATGGCCACCGCACCGTTGGCGTTCCTGGTGCTGGCCGCGGTGGACGTAGACCTCGTCTTCCTGGTATCGGCCGGCCTGTTCGCGGCCCTGGCCACCCACCGGGCCCTGCCGGAACTGCCGGCGCAGGCGTCGGTGTCGCTGCTCACCATCCTCAAGGAGGTGGCGCGGGACCGGCAGTGGCTGGCCTTCGGCGCACTGATCGCCCTGGCGTGGTCGCTGTACGGGCACCTGGACTCCAACGTGATGGTCTGGGCCAACGAGCGGGCCGGCCTGGGGGGCATGACCGCCGTGGCGGCGGGCTACGCGGTGCTGGTGGCCGTGCTGCAGATGCCTGTCACCCGGTACGTGGCCACGCGCCTGCGGCACTGGGACGTGCTGACGGCGGGAACTGCCCTGACAGCAGCGGGGCTGCTGGCGGTCGGCATGGCCCGCAGCCCGGTGGGCGCTGCCGTGGCGGTGACCCTCTTCGCCCTGGGCGCGACGCTCCTCGTACCCGGGGCCGACCTGGTGACCAGCGACGTGGCTCCCCCGAAGCGGGTCAACACATACTTCGGCGCGGCCGGCTTGTTCTCCACCCTGGCGAGGCCAACAGCGCGCCCGTGGGCGCTGCCCTGCTGA